One stretch of Amycolatopsis tolypomycina DNA includes these proteins:
- a CDS encoding 4'-phosphopantetheinyl transferase family protein encodes MTGDVDVWLVPVRPRPSWLGLLSEAERARAARLAAADVYTTSRAVQRLWGACTLGVPPAAVEIDRTCTFCGDPAHGRPRLAGAPEFSVSHTEKWLLLATATEGLIGADIETPAAAADPAGLAGVVLSAAEHREFSAADPAERTGRLLTAWTRKEAAMKLAGLGLAAAPARVDVRGRLARSDVPGWPREPVHLRSLAVPGGHVAALATTVPVRAVHRRDLALLDAPVTAGRP; translated from the coding sequence ATGACCGGCGACGTCGACGTGTGGCTGGTGCCGGTCCGGCCCCGGCCGTCGTGGCTCGGGCTGCTGTCCGAGGCGGAGCGCGCCCGGGCCGCCCGCCTGGCGGCGGCGGACGTGTACACGACGTCCCGCGCGGTGCAACGCCTGTGGGGCGCCTGCACGCTGGGTGTCCCGCCCGCGGCGGTGGAGATCGACCGGACGTGCACGTTCTGCGGCGACCCGGCCCACGGCCGTCCCCGGCTGGCCGGAGCGCCCGAGTTTTCGGTGTCCCACACGGAGAAGTGGCTGCTGTTGGCCACCGCGACGGAGGGCCTGATCGGCGCCGACATCGAAACCCCGGCCGCGGCGGCCGACCCGGCCGGGCTGGCGGGCGTGGTGTTGTCGGCCGCGGAGCACCGGGAGTTCTCGGCGGCGGACCCGGCCGAGCGGACCGGACGGCTGCTGACGGCGTGGACCCGCAAGGAGGCGGCGATGAAGCTGGCCGGCCTCGGCCTGGCCGCCGCCCCCGCGCGGGTGGACGTGCGGGGGCGGCTCGCCCGTTCGGACGTACCGGGCTGGCCGCGCGAACCCGTGCACCTGCGCTCGCTCGCCGTTCCGGGTGGTCACGTCGCCGCGCTGGCCACGACCGTGCCGGTGCGGGCCGTGCACCGGCGTGACCTGGCCTTACTCGACGCACCGGTGACCGCGGGGCGGCCGTAG
- a CDS encoding S41 family peptidase, producing the protein MTGRAGYLRTAAVAGDTLYFACEDDLWSVPADGGRAHRLTAGPGEARRPRISPDGTEIAFVGTYDGPAEVYVMAAEGGPPRRLTYQAGRCVTVGWHPHTGEVLYATDAEQPSGFGARLFSVAPDGGPARPLRLGPADTIAFGDGGVVVGRNTADPARWKRYRGGGTGELWYAGHEAGPFTPLVALPGNVADPCWAGGRVHFISDHEGIGNVYSCLPDGTDLRRHTDHHDHYARGLTTDGTRLVYTAGARLHLLDDRGARPVEVDLGGAAPQRGRRFAPAGEYLDGARLSPDGTRLAVTARGKAFTFAHWSGPVRGHGSADGVRYRLLRWLAGGRQLVAVAADESPDERIVLMDAEGGEDAPVLVAGGVGHITELTASPASGLVAFATSRQRVWLVDTADVLPRPRLLDASKHERIEDLAWSPDGRWLAYTFPESPRTSSIKLADTASGRTHRVTDPVVRDARPAFDPSGRYLYFLGQRDLTPELDQVQFDVGFPFGSRPYLITLRADEPSPFETRATAPGPPLPAPRGDGRVEIDLDGISRRVAAFPAPEGRYSDIAALPGRVLLLAVPLAAPDPAHPGSGGEGTVSLVDLGTGQVTTDCLGAVDELEVRGDVVLHRTDSRLRVLRADVAGDPPDGEEPGPATGWVDLGRVKVPFDPSAEWRQMFREAWRLQREGYWDARMSGLDWDAVYDRYAPLAELVSCRAELSDLIWELHGELGTSHAFERGGEYRAGPDEAQGFLGVDWDTPPDGSSWRIARILRGDPWNPKAGSPCARLGADIRAGDAVVAVNGRRVGPSGPGELLVGQADREVELTVRRAGAEHRVVVRACAGEARARYLDWTEGNRAYVRTVSGGRLGYLHVPDMTRAGYADFVRGFLTELDRDGLIVDVRFNTGGHVSPLLLDRLARRRTGTEHGRWSGTAPYPTESPRGPMATVLNEHTGSDGEIFAHVFRALGLGPLIGRRSWGGVIATWPRHRLVDGTVTTQPEFRYRFGDAGGSLENHGVEPDLAVVPAPDRLLPGEDDQLAAAVAHLLTELGSPLDPPADVLPAPRAALLLPQAP; encoded by the coding sequence GTGACCGGGCGGGCCGGGTACCTGCGCACCGCCGCGGTCGCCGGCGACACCCTGTACTTCGCGTGCGAGGACGACCTGTGGTCCGTCCCCGCCGACGGCGGGCGGGCGCACCGGCTGACCGCGGGCCCCGGCGAAGCCCGGCGGCCGCGGATCTCCCCGGACGGCACGGAAATCGCGTTCGTCGGCACCTACGACGGCCCGGCCGAGGTGTACGTCATGGCGGCCGAGGGCGGGCCGCCGCGGCGGCTGACGTACCAGGCCGGCCGCTGCGTCACCGTCGGCTGGCACCCGCACACCGGCGAAGTGCTCTACGCGACCGACGCGGAGCAGCCGTCGGGCTTCGGGGCGCGCCTGTTCTCGGTGGCGCCGGACGGCGGGCCCGCCCGGCCGCTGCGGCTCGGCCCGGCCGACACGATCGCCTTCGGCGACGGCGGCGTGGTCGTGGGCCGCAACACCGCGGACCCCGCGCGCTGGAAGCGGTACCGCGGCGGCGGCACCGGCGAACTGTGGTACGCCGGGCACGAGGCCGGTCCGTTCACGCCGCTGGTGGCGCTGCCCGGGAACGTCGCCGACCCGTGCTGGGCCGGCGGCCGCGTCCACTTCATCAGCGACCACGAAGGCATCGGCAACGTCTACTCGTGCCTGCCCGACGGTACCGACCTGCGCCGCCACACCGACCACCACGACCACTACGCGCGCGGGCTCACCACCGACGGCACCCGGCTGGTCTACACCGCGGGCGCCCGGCTGCACCTGCTCGACGACCGCGGCGCGCGGCCGGTGGAGGTCGACCTCGGCGGCGCGGCCCCGCAGCGCGGCCGCCGGTTCGCCCCCGCGGGCGAGTACCTCGACGGCGCGCGCCTGTCCCCCGACGGCACCCGGCTCGCGGTGACCGCCCGCGGCAAGGCCTTCACCTTCGCGCACTGGTCCGGGCCGGTCCGCGGCCACGGCAGCGCCGACGGCGTGCGCTACCGGCTGCTGCGCTGGCTGGCCGGCGGGCGGCAGCTCGTCGCGGTGGCCGCCGACGAAAGCCCGGACGAGCGGATCGTGCTGATGGACGCCGAGGGCGGCGAGGACGCCCCGGTGCTCGTGGCCGGCGGCGTCGGGCACATCACCGAGCTGACCGCCTCCCCCGCGTCGGGGCTCGTCGCGTTCGCGACCAGCCGGCAGCGCGTGTGGCTCGTGGACACCGCCGACGTGCTCCCCCGGCCGCGGCTGCTCGACGCGAGCAAGCACGAGCGCATCGAGGACCTCGCCTGGTCGCCCGACGGCCGGTGGCTGGCCTACACGTTCCCGGAGTCGCCGCGCACGTCGTCGATCAAGCTCGCCGACACCGCGTCCGGGCGCACCCACCGGGTCACCGATCCGGTGGTGCGGGACGCGCGCCCGGCGTTCGACCCCTCCGGGCGGTACCTGTACTTCCTCGGCCAGCGCGACCTCACGCCGGAGCTGGACCAGGTGCAGTTCGACGTCGGGTTCCCGTTCGGCTCCCGGCCGTACCTGATCACGCTGCGGGCGGACGAGCCGTCGCCGTTCGAGACGCGGGCCACCGCGCCCGGGCCGCCGCTGCCCGCCCCGCGCGGCGACGGCCGGGTGGAGATCGACCTCGACGGGATCTCCCGGCGGGTGGCGGCGTTCCCGGCGCCCGAAGGCCGCTACAGCGACATCGCGGCGCTGCCCGGCCGGGTGCTGCTGCTGGCCGTGCCGCTGGCCGCACCCGACCCGGCGCACCCGGGCTCCGGCGGCGAGGGCACGGTGTCGCTGGTGGACCTCGGCACCGGCCAGGTCACCACTGACTGTCTCGGCGCGGTCGACGAGCTGGAGGTCCGGGGCGACGTCGTGCTGCACCGCACCGACAGCCGCCTGCGCGTGCTGCGCGCCGACGTCGCCGGCGACCCGCCCGACGGCGAAGAACCGGGCCCGGCCACCGGCTGGGTCGACCTCGGGCGCGTCAAGGTGCCGTTCGACCCGTCGGCGGAGTGGCGGCAGATGTTCCGCGAGGCGTGGCGCCTGCAGCGCGAGGGGTACTGGGACGCGCGGATGTCCGGTCTCGACTGGGACGCGGTGTACGACCGGTACGCACCGCTCGCGGAACTGGTGTCGTGCCGCGCGGAGCTGTCGGACCTGATCTGGGAGCTGCACGGCGAGCTCGGCACGTCCCACGCGTTCGAGCGCGGCGGCGAGTACCGCGCCGGGCCGGACGAGGCGCAGGGCTTCCTCGGCGTCGACTGGGACACCCCGCCCGACGGCTCTTCGTGGCGGATCGCGCGGATCCTGCGGGGCGACCCGTGGAACCCGAAGGCGGGTTCGCCGTGCGCCCGGCTCGGCGCCGACATCCGGGCGGGCGACGCCGTGGTCGCGGTCAACGGCCGCCGCGTCGGCCCGTCGGGTCCCGGCGAGCTGCTGGTCGGCCAGGCCGACCGCGAGGTGGAGCTGACCGTGCGCCGGGCCGGCGCCGAGCACCGCGTGGTGGTGCGGGCCTGCGCCGGCGAGGCGCGGGCCCGGTACCTGGACTGGACCGAGGGCAACCGCGCGTACGTGCGGACGGTGTCGGGCGGCAGGCTGGGCTACCTGCACGTGCCGGACATGACGCGCGCCGGGTACGCCGACTTCGTCCGCGGGTTCCTCACCGAGCTCGACCGCGACGGCCTGATCGTCGACGTCCGGTTCAACACGGGCGGGCACGTGTCACCGCTGCTGCTCGACCGGCTGGCCCGCCGCCGCACCGGCACCGAGCACGGCCGCTGGAGCGGGACGGCGCCGTACCCCACGGAGTCCCCGCGCGGCCCGATGGCGACGGTGCTCAACGAGCACACCGGGTCCGACGGCGAGATCTTCGCGCACGTGTTCCGCGCGCTGGGACTGGGTCCGCTCATCGGCAGGCGCAGCTGGGGCGGCGTGATCGCGACCTGGCCACGCCACCGGCTGGTGGACGGCACGGTCACGACGCAGCCGGAGTTCCGCTACCGCTTCGGCGACGCGGGTGGTTCGCTGGAGAACCACGGCGTGGAGCCGGACCTGGCGGTGGTCCCGGCCCCCGACCGGCTGCTGCCGGGCGAGGACGACCAGCTCGCGGCGGCGGTCGCGCACCTGCTGACGGAACTGGGTTCGCCGCTGGACCCGCCGGCGGACGTGCTGCCCGCGCCCCGCGCGGCCCTGCTGCTGCCGCAGGCGCCATGA
- a CDS encoding GNAT family N-acetyltransferase, which yields MPIVTVRHFTEADVPLRTELLREARFTANLTDFAVGSDDDGLSARQLRTITDEQRTKRIFTVCGAHGRVMGFAWITSIDWRAQCCELSFGVLPRDRGLGAFAVYAVHKHLRDELNMRVIVNQVLTHNTMFLSAEALEAQHQVRCERDSYTVGEWRTACYWTLSDEDVQRHQASEERRRRELAERIRERIEARS from the coding sequence ATGCCGATCGTGACCGTCCGGCACTTCACCGAAGCGGACGTCCCGCTGCGCACGGAACTGCTGCGCGAGGCGCGGTTCACGGCCAACCTCACCGACTTCGCCGTCGGCTCGGACGACGACGGCCTCTCGGCCCGGCAGCTGCGCACCATCACCGACGAGCAGCGCACGAAGCGCATCTTCACCGTGTGCGGCGCGCACGGCCGCGTCATGGGGTTCGCGTGGATCACCTCGATCGACTGGCGCGCCCAGTGCTGCGAGCTGTCCTTCGGCGTGCTGCCGCGCGACCGGGGGCTCGGCGCGTTCGCCGTCTACGCGGTGCACAAGCACCTGCGTGACGAGCTCAACATGCGCGTGATCGTCAACCAGGTCCTCACGCACAACACCATGTTCCTGTCCGCCGAAGCACTGGAGGCCCAGCACCAGGTCCGGTGCGAACGGGACTCCTACACGGTCGGGGAGTGGCGGACGGCGTGCTACTGGACGCTGTCCGACGAGGACGTCCAGCGGCACCAGGCGTCCGAAGAGCGCCGCCGCCGGGAGCTGGCCGAGCGGATCCGCGAGCGGATCGAGGCCCGGTCGTGA
- a CDS encoding condensation domain-containing protein, translated as MPVVKSANLCWGQHHHLLRYLRVPAPSRHEAHIGTSYPLPAGCTVAAVRAALTHLVRRHEVLRTVYDLTGTAADGRAWPRQLVQPPAPQPVVEATTEDAVAVIARLTRTPFDLAREWPLRACVVTSGGRLVRLHLVFNHLAFDDVALDRLAAELDELLAARTEGRPAVLDPVDHQPVDLARFEESRTDADVEPALSHWRDIVEKLPADVFSKRRKASDAAHSASYTVPTLLSAARAIAAREHVWPSAVHLAAYAVTLAAYTGETLVAHRMYTSQRDASGFGGAVTCLSYPTPVLADLDGDPLFSTVVKESAVRVSQAMTHAHVPYDRVYELVAEAGVRVAAELNFLDNAPRSCRTKRDRYAVNAAPADWAHAGSDSYLRVYEWADGITLALQALDAVMDADAVEQFLRGYARLVEAHRDPGADLRVSEAAALIGFAPPEPPRIGARAPERTGAAPAERVLADVVAEVNGLEDVDPARSYLGAGGRVLRLPRVVEALHERGWSVALVPFTTTRPLSALAHDLVPARG; from the coding sequence ATGCCTGTGGTGAAAAGCGCGAACCTCTGCTGGGGACAGCACCACCACCTGCTGCGGTACCTGCGGGTGCCGGCGCCGTCCCGGCACGAGGCGCACATCGGCACCAGCTACCCGCTGCCCGCGGGCTGCACGGTCGCGGCCGTCCGCGCCGCGCTGACGCACCTGGTGCGCCGGCACGAGGTCCTGCGCACGGTCTACGACCTGACGGGCACCGCGGCGGACGGGCGTGCCTGGCCGCGTCAGCTCGTGCAGCCGCCGGCCCCGCAGCCGGTCGTCGAGGCCACCACGGAGGACGCCGTGGCCGTCATCGCGCGCCTCACCCGCACCCCGTTCGACCTGGCCCGCGAGTGGCCGCTGCGCGCCTGCGTGGTCACCTCCGGCGGCCGCCTGGTCCGGCTGCACCTGGTCTTCAACCACCTGGCCTTCGACGACGTCGCCCTCGACCGCCTGGCCGCCGAGCTCGACGAGCTGCTGGCCGCGCGCACCGAGGGCCGTCCCGCGGTGCTGGACCCGGTCGACCACCAGCCGGTGGACCTCGCCCGCTTCGAGGAGAGCCGCACCGACGCCGACGTCGAACCCGCGCTGAGTCACTGGCGCGACATCGTCGAGAAGCTTCCGGCGGACGTCTTCTCGAAGCGCCGCAAGGCATCGGACGCCGCGCACAGCGCCTCCTACACCGTGCCGACGCTGCTGTCGGCCGCCCGGGCGATCGCCGCGCGCGAGCACGTGTGGCCCTCGGCCGTGCACCTGGCCGCCTATGCCGTCACGCTCGCCGCGTACACCGGGGAAACGCTGGTGGCGCACCGGATGTACACCAGCCAGCGGGACGCCAGCGGCTTCGGCGGCGCCGTCACGTGCCTGTCCTACCCGACGCCGGTGCTCGCCGACCTCGACGGCGATCCGCTGTTCTCCACCGTGGTCAAGGAGTCCGCCGTCCGCGTGAGCCAGGCGATGACCCACGCGCACGTGCCCTACGACCGCGTCTACGAGCTCGTCGCCGAGGCAGGCGTGCGCGTGGCCGCCGAGCTGAACTTCCTCGACAACGCGCCACGCTCGTGCCGCACGAAACGCGACCGGTACGCGGTCAACGCCGCTCCCGCCGACTGGGCACACGCCGGCTCCGACAGTTACCTGCGCGTCTACGAATGGGCCGACGGCATCACCCTCGCCCTGCAGGCCTTGGACGCGGTGATGGACGCCGACGCCGTCGAACAGTTCCTGCGCGGCTACGCCCGGCTCGTCGAGGCGCACCGCGACCCCGGCGCCGACCTGCGGGTCAGCGAGGCCGCCGCGCTCATCGGCTTCGCCCCGCCGGAGCCACCGCGGATCGGCGCCCGGGCGCCCGAGCGAACCGGTGCCGCACCCGCCGAGCGGGTGCTCGCCGACGTCGTCGCCGAGGTCAACGGCCTCGAGGACGTCGACCCGGCCCGCAGCTACCTCGGCGCCGGCGGGCGCGTGCTGCGCCTGCCGCGCGTGGTCGAAGCCCTGCACGAACGCGGGTGGAGCGTCGCGCTCGTCCCGTTCACCACCACCCGCCCCTTGTCCGCGCTCGCGCACGACCTCGTGCCGGCCCGCGGCTGA
- a CDS encoding 3-oxoacyl-[acyl-carrier-protein] synthase III C-terminal domain-containing protein, producing the protein MSLLEAPRLERVASFVPETSLPVAELAGPLGLDATQLRFFTRFLGLDRVAVADGLDLADLLAGAGERVLAGTDRGSVRFLVHAHTMQHVAVATPGILEDVRTRLRLHRATAFSLSHLNCVVGIHALHVARSLLATAAPGDRVLVLTGDKVLMHEARLIRDTTIQGDGAAAVLLGPDPRGDRVLGRALTVLGEFYRGIDCDEALQLQYKHVYPDALAQVMQDALDDARVAPADIAAILPHNVNKLSWKRITGALGVPRDRVFLDNVGKYAHCYSSDPFINLAAARADGRVDPGDLVLLASAGLGATFAAAVVEIGEGNQG; encoded by the coding sequence ATGTCCCTGCTCGAAGCACCCCGGCTGGAACGGGTGGCGTCGTTCGTGCCGGAGACGAGCCTGCCGGTCGCCGAGCTGGCCGGCCCGCTCGGCCTCGACGCGACGCAGCTGCGCTTCTTCACCCGCTTCCTGGGCCTCGACCGCGTCGCCGTCGCGGACGGCCTCGACCTGGCCGACCTGCTGGCCGGCGCGGGGGAGCGCGTGCTGGCCGGGACCGACCGCGGCTCGGTCCGCTTCCTGGTCCACGCGCACACCATGCAGCACGTCGCCGTCGCCACGCCCGGCATCCTCGAGGACGTGCGCACGCGGCTGCGGCTGCACCGCGCCACCGCGTTCAGCCTTTCGCACCTCAACTGCGTGGTCGGGATCCACGCCCTGCACGTGGCCCGGTCGCTGCTGGCCACCGCGGCGCCGGGCGACCGCGTGCTCGTGCTGACCGGCGACAAGGTGCTGATGCACGAGGCCCGGCTCATCCGCGACACGACGATCCAGGGCGACGGCGCCGCCGCGGTGCTGCTCGGCCCGGACCCGCGCGGCGACCGCGTCCTCGGGCGCGCGCTCACCGTGCTCGGCGAGTTCTACCGCGGCATCGACTGCGACGAGGCCCTGCAGCTGCAGTACAAGCACGTCTACCCGGACGCGCTCGCCCAGGTCATGCAGGACGCCCTCGACGACGCCCGGGTCGCTCCCGCGGACATCGCCGCCATCCTGCCGCACAACGTCAACAAGCTGTCGTGGAAACGCATCACCGGCGCGCTCGGCGTGCCGCGGGACCGCGTGTTCCTCGACAACGTCGGGAAGTACGCCCACTGCTACAGCTCCGACCCGTTCATCAACCTGGCGGCGGCGCGCGCGGACGGGCGGGTCGACCCGGGGGACCTCGTGCTGCTGGCTTCGGCCGGCCTCGGGGCGACCTTCGCGGCGGCCGTCGTCGAGATCGGAGAAGGGAACCAGGGATGA
- a CDS encoding ATP-grasp domain-containing protein: MNFVARLKKDLTGDAGARFVFVNNFEVERSWAVGEPKLPGAGISFAGATVNRMEEMGALLAGEGDFVVLKAPMDAAFAGYLARIGAADGTTLIAERNDPDAMVTEDALNSPELLARLRELADGNTYLMPLGISASEEVLAKESGLPLAGSTAQICKAVNGKVFSRGLVDTLGLRQVPGRVVHTVGELREALTAQLALGGRVVVKESLGVSGRGMVVVEDERGANRLLRLIERRGADAPANLVIESWIEHAQDLNYQFVVSRTGGVRFETVKAAVLKNGVHQGHRFPVELPPVAARELAEAVEKIGRALHDEGFFGMVGVDAMLAADGTLYPCLEINARFNMSTYQSRIAEKFIPEGRHAIAATFSLKLQREHTFAEVETALGDLFFTGAGDTGVLVNNFATLNAANTGEGSFHGRLYAICVGDSPEEALAVRTEAERRLAAMAGEDA, encoded by the coding sequence ATGAATTTCGTGGCACGGCTGAAGAAGGACCTCACCGGCGACGCCGGTGCACGGTTCGTCTTCGTCAACAACTTCGAGGTGGAACGCAGCTGGGCGGTGGGCGAGCCGAAGCTGCCCGGTGCCGGCATCTCGTTCGCGGGGGCCACGGTCAACCGCATGGAGGAGATGGGCGCGCTGCTCGCCGGCGAGGGCGACTTCGTGGTGCTGAAGGCCCCCATGGACGCCGCGTTCGCCGGCTACCTCGCCCGGATCGGCGCGGCCGACGGCACGACGCTGATCGCCGAGCGCAACGACCCGGACGCGATGGTGACCGAGGATGCCCTCAACTCGCCGGAGCTCCTGGCAAGGCTGCGGGAGCTCGCCGACGGCAACACCTACCTGATGCCCTTGGGTATCTCGGCGTCGGAGGAGGTCCTGGCCAAGGAGTCCGGGCTGCCGCTGGCCGGCTCGACCGCGCAGATCTGCAAGGCGGTCAACGGCAAGGTGTTCAGCCGCGGCCTGGTCGACACGCTCGGCCTGCGCCAGGTGCCCGGCCGGGTGGTGCACACCGTCGGCGAGCTGCGGGAGGCCCTCACCGCCCAGCTGGCGCTGGGCGGCCGGGTCGTGGTGAAGGAGTCGCTCGGCGTCTCCGGCCGCGGCATGGTCGTCGTCGAGGACGAGCGCGGTGCGAACCGCCTGCTGCGCCTGATCGAGCGCCGCGGTGCCGACGCGCCCGCGAACCTCGTGATCGAGTCCTGGATCGAGCACGCCCAGGACCTCAACTACCAGTTCGTCGTCTCCCGCACCGGCGGGGTCCGGTTCGAGACGGTCAAGGCCGCCGTGCTCAAGAACGGCGTCCACCAGGGCCACCGCTTCCCGGTGGAGCTGCCGCCGGTCGCGGCGCGGGAACTCGCCGAAGCCGTCGAGAAGATCGGTCGGGCGCTGCACGACGAGGGCTTCTTCGGGATGGTCGGCGTCGACGCGATGCTCGCCGCCGACGGCACGCTCTACCCGTGCCTGGAGATCAACGCCCGGTTCAACATGTCGACCTACCAGAGCCGGATCGCCGAGAAGTTCATCCCCGAGGGCAGGCACGCCATCGCGGCCACCTTCTCGCTGAAGCTGCAGCGCGAACACACCTTCGCCGAGGTCGAGACCGCGCTCGGCGACCTGTTCTTCACCGGCGCCGGCGACACCGGCGTGCTCGTCAACAACTTCGCGACGCTCAACGCCGCGAACACCGGCGAGGGCTCCTTCCACGGCCGGCTCTACGCGATCTGCGTCGGGGACTCGCCCGAGGAGGCCCTCGCCGTCCGGACCGAGGCCGAGCGCCGTCTCGCCGCCATGGCAGGAGAGGACGCATGA
- a CDS encoding type III PLP-dependent enzyme, translating into MTEIDYQDLAARFGTPLYVYDGDVLHATITGLRAVLHPAIEVFYSLKANPNISVFAALHHGGARAEVSSIVELQTVLTAGARPDDIIFLGPGKSEQELRACLETGVYAIVCESFDELDDIERLGAELGKVQRVLLRINPTCAISGSRLTMGGKPRQFGIDEAQVLAAGPRLAEYRHADVAGIQVYMGTRILDADVIGKNTRYALDLAERVAAETGIRLEAVDIGGGLGVAYFEGEDDLDAADVAAEINPMLEAFHRAHPATRLIMESGRFLAGRAGVYVLGVRYVKESMGERFAIADGGTHHHMAAVGIGSFVKRNFPAVLLTPRAAGEDTDDTVEPGPWTVTGPLCTPNDTLLKQVKLPDLRAGDLVGVLNSGAYGPSASPGLFLSHGFPAEVLVRGGAAFLVRDRDEPEDLLRKQHLHQPLTDSKESEPR; encoded by the coding sequence ATGACCGAGATCGACTACCAGGACCTGGCCGCGCGCTTCGGCACGCCGCTCTACGTCTACGACGGCGACGTCCTGCACGCCACCATCACCGGCCTGCGGGCGGTGCTGCACCCGGCGATCGAGGTGTTTTACTCCCTCAAGGCGAACCCGAACATCAGCGTCTTCGCCGCCCTGCACCACGGCGGCGCGCGGGCCGAGGTTTCGTCCATTGTGGAGCTGCAGACGGTGCTCACGGCCGGGGCGCGGCCCGACGACATCATCTTCCTCGGCCCCGGCAAGAGCGAGCAGGAACTGCGCGCGTGCCTGGAAACCGGCGTGTACGCGATCGTCTGCGAATCCTTCGACGAGCTGGACGACATCGAACGCCTCGGCGCCGAGCTCGGCAAGGTCCAGCGGGTGCTGCTGCGGATCAACCCGACCTGCGCGATCAGCGGCTCCCGGCTGACCATGGGCGGCAAGCCCCGCCAGTTCGGCATCGACGAGGCCCAGGTCCTCGCCGCCGGGCCGCGGCTGGCGGAGTACCGCCACGCCGACGTCGCCGGCATCCAGGTCTACATGGGCACGCGCATCCTCGACGCCGACGTCATCGGCAAGAACACGCGCTACGCCCTCGACCTGGCCGAGCGGGTGGCCGCGGAGACCGGGATCCGGCTGGAAGCCGTCGACATCGGCGGCGGCCTCGGCGTCGCGTACTTCGAGGGCGAGGACGACCTCGACGCCGCCGACGTCGCCGCCGAGATCAACCCGATGCTGGAGGCGTTCCACCGGGCGCACCCGGCGACGCGGCTGATCATGGAGTCCGGCCGGTTCCTGGCCGGGCGCGCCGGGGTCTACGTGCTCGGCGTGCGGTACGTCAAGGAGTCGATGGGGGAGCGGTTCGCGATCGCGGACGGCGGCACCCACCACCACATGGCGGCCGTCGGCATCGGCTCGTTCGTCAAGCGCAACTTCCCGGCCGTGCTGCTCACCCCGCGCGCGGCGGGCGAGGACACCGACGACACCGTCGAGCCGGGGCCGTGGACCGTCACCGGCCCGCTGTGCACGCCCAACGACACCCTGCTCAAGCAGGTGAAGCTGCCCGACCTGCGCGCCGGCGACCTGGTCGGCGTCCTGAACTCCGGCGCCTACGGGCCGTCGGCCTCGCCCGGGCTGTTCCTCAGCCACGGGTTCCCCGCCGAGGTGCTCGTGCGCGGGGGTGCGGCCTTCCTGGTCCGCGACCGCGACGAGCCCGAAGACCTGCTGCGCAAGCAGCACCTGCACCAGCCCCTCACCGACAGCAAGGAAAGCGAGCCGAGATGA
- a CDS encoding acyl carrier protein, whose translation MNRTEIVAHLEIALSAVLNKEIGGVTPELRLFEDLALDSTSVIELLMSLEDTIGLEIDPDELGPEVFRTVGSLTDYIESAFARSAAAV comes from the coding sequence ATGAACCGCACCGAGATCGTCGCCCACCTGGAGATCGCCCTGTCCGCCGTGCTCAACAAGGAGATCGGCGGCGTCACCCCGGAGCTGCGCCTGTTCGAGGACCTGGCGCTCGACTCCACCAGCGTCATCGAGCTGCTGATGAGCCTCGAGGACACGATCGGCCTCGAGATCGACCCGGACGAGCTGGGCCCGGAGGTCTTCCGCACCGTCGGCAGCCTGACCGACTACATCGAGTCGGCCTTCGCCAGGTCCGCCGCGGCGGTCTGA